In Vigna unguiculata cultivar IT97K-499-35 chromosome 3, ASM411807v1, whole genome shotgun sequence, a single genomic region encodes these proteins:
- the LOC114178670 gene encoding beta-galactosidase 3-like has protein sequence METTSFSILLFFLLFASSTLSSHATVSYDRKAILINGQRRILFSGSIHYPRSTPDMWEDLIFKAKEGGLDVVETYVFWNVHEPSPGNYNFEGRYDLVRFVKIIQKAGLYAHLRIGPYVCAEWNFGGFPVWLKYVPGISFRTDNEPFKRAMQGFTEKIVGMMKSEQLFESQGGPIILSQIENEYGAQSKLQGAAGQNYVNWAAKMAVEMGTGVPWVMCKEDDAPDPVINTCNGFYCDKFTPNRPYKPLIWTEAWSGWFTEFGGPIHQRPVQDLAFAAARFIIRGGSFVNYYMYHGGTNFGRTAGGPFIATSYDYDAPLDEYGLIRQPKYGHLKELHRAIKMCERALVSTDPIVTSLGESQQAHVYTTETGECAAFLSNYDSKSSVRVMFNNMHYSLPPWSVSILPDCRNVVFNTAKVGVQTSQMQMLPTNTQMFSWESFDEDIYSVEDSSAITAPGLLEQINVTKDESDYLWYITSVDIGSSESFLHGGELPTLLVQSTGHAVHVFINGQLSGSAFGTREYRRFTYTGKVNLRAGTNRIALLSVAIGLPNVGQHFESWSTGILGPVALHGLDQGKWDLSGQKWTYQVGLKGESMDLASPNGISTVAWMQSAIVVQRNQPLTWHRTSFDAPEGDEPLALDMEGMGKGQIWINGQSIGRYWTAFATGNCNDCNYAGSFRPPKCQLGCGQPTQRWYHVPRSWLKPTQNLLVIFEELGGDPSKISLVKRSVSSVCADVSEYHPNIKNWHIESYGKSEEFRPPKVHLHCSPGQTISSIKFASFGTPLGTCGNYVQGACHSSASYAILEKRCVGKSRCTITVSNSNFGQDPCPNVMKRLSVEAVCGPSDTNWRG, from the exons ATGGAAACCACCTCGTTTTCCATCTTactcttcttccttctcttcgCCTCTTCCACTTTATCTTCTCACGCCACTGTCTCCTACGACAGAAAGGCCATTCTCATTAATGGGCAAAGGAGAATCCTCTTCTCCGGCTCCATACATTACCCCAGAAGCACCCCTGAT ATGTGGGAAGATCTGATTTTTAAGGCCAAAGAGGGAGGGCTTGATGTGGTTGAAACCTACGTCTTCTGGAATGTTCACGAGCCTTCTCCTGGCAAT TACAATTTCGAAGGGAGGTATGATCTGGTGAGATTCGTGAAGATTATACAAAAAGCAGGGCTTTACGCTCATCTCCGCATTGGACCTTATGTCTGTGCAGAATGGAATTTCGG AGGATTTCCTGTTTGGCTTAAGTATGTTCCGGGGATAAGCTTTAGAACAGACAATGAACCTTTCAAg AGGGCGATGCAAGGATTCACTGAGAAGATCGTGGGAATGATGAAGAGTGAGCAGCTATTTGAGTCTCAGGGGGGCCCCATTATACTCTCTCAG ATTGAGAATGAGTATGGGGCACAGAGTAAGTTGCAAGGGGCTGCTGGTCAAAACTATGTGAATTGGGCTGCAAAAATGGCTGTGGAGATGGGAACTGGAGTTCCTTGGGTGATGTGCAAGGAAGATGATGCGCCAGATCCAGTG ATAAACACGTGTAATGGCTTCTATTGTGATAAGTTTACTCCAAACAGACCTTATAAGCCTCTGATTTGGACAGAGGCATGGAGTGGCTG GTTTACAGAATTTGGAGGTCCAATCCACCAAAGGCCTGTCCAGGATTTGGCATTTGCAGCTGCTCGATTTATAATAAGAGGAGGGTCCTTTGTTAACTACTACATG TATCATGGAGGAACCAATTTTGGACGAACAGCTGGAGGCCCTTTCATCGCTACCAGCTATGACTATGATGCTCCATTGGATGAATATG GTTTGATTAGGCAACCAAAATATGGTCATCTAAAAGAGCTTCATAGGGCCATCAAGATGTGTGAGCGAGCTTTGGTTTCGACTGACCCCATTGTTACTTCATTAGGGGAATCCCAACAG GCACATGTATACACTACGGAAACTGGAGAGTGTGCTGCTTTTCTCTCAAACTATGATTCAAAATCCTCTGTTAGAGTGATGTTCAATAATATGCACTATAGCTTGCCTCCTTGGTCCGTCAGCATCCTCCCAGATTGTAGAAATGTTGTCTTCAATACAGCAAAA GTTGGAGTGCAAACATCTCAGATGCAAATGTTGCCGACAAATACTCAAATGTTTTCATGGGAAAGTTTTGATGAAGATATTTATTCTGTAGAAGACAGCTCAGCAATCACTGCTCCAGGTCTCCTGGAACAGATAAACGTAACAAAGGATGAAAGTGATTATCTTTGGTATATAACTAG CGTTGATATAGGTTCATCCGAATCCTTTCTACATGGAGGTGAGCTACCCACTCTCCTTGTTCAGTCTACAGGCCATGCTGTGCATGTTTTCATCAACGGTCAACTTTCTG GTTCTGCCTTTGGAACGAGGGAATATAGAAGATTCACATACACCGGCAAGGTAAACCTTCGTGCTGGAACAAACAGAATAGCTCTGCTCAGTGTTGCCATTGGACTTCCC AATGTAGGACAACATTTTGAGTCATGGAGCACCGGAATCCTAGGTCCAGTTGCACTCCATGGACTTGATCAGGGAAAATGGGACTTGTCAGGGCAGAAATGGACTTATCAG GTTGGGTTGAAAGGAGAGTCCATGGATCTTGCTTCTCCGAATGGTATCTCTACTGTTGCGTGGATGCAGTCAGCAATAGTTGTACAAAGAAACCAGCCATTGACATGGCACAGG ACTTCTTTTGATGCTCCCGAAGGAGACGAACCATTGGCATTGGACATGGAGGGAATGGGTAAAGGTCAGATATGGATCAATGGCCAGAGTATCGGAAGATACTGGACTGCTTTTGCCACTGGTAATTGCAATGACTGTAACTATGCTGGTTCATTTAGACCTCCAAAGTGCCAACTTGGTTGTGGCCAACCAACCCAGCGATG GTACCACGTCCCTCGATCTTGGTTGAAGCCAACTCAAAATCTTTTGGTTATTTTCGAGGAACTCGGGGGAGACCCTTCAAAAATCTCGCTTGTGAAGAGATCAGTGAGCAGTGTGTGTGCTGATGTGTCTGAGTACCACCCAAATATTAAGAACTGGCACATCGAGAGCTATGGTAAGTCAGAAGAATTCCGTCCACCGAAGGTTCACTTGCACTGCAGCCCTGGCCAGACCATCTCTTCCATTAAATTTGCCAGCTTTGGTACCCCTTTGGGTACTTGTGGGAACTACGTACAAGGAGCTTGCCATTCTTCAGCATCCTATGCCATATTGGAGAAG AGATGTGTCGGAAAATCAAGATGCACAATCACTGTGTCAAACAGCAACTTCGGGCAAGACCCATGTCCAAACGTAATGAAGCGGTTATCAGTTGAAGCGGTTTGCGGTCCAAGTGATACAAATTGGAGGGGTTGA